In Nostoc edaphicum CCNP1411, the sequence TTCTGTACGTCCATAAAAAGCTGAGTTAAAGATAGCTTCTCCCCAATCTAGACGAGTATTAGAGCTTGAATAGTCACTTTTATCTATTTTTAAGTGAAAAGCTAAAAAAAGCTTTTCAATAGTCTGTTTGTCAACTCCACCTTCTCGATTTAATACTTTCGAGATAGTAGCGGAATATAACCCAGAGCGTGCACTCATGTCTTCAAGAGTGTATCTGTTTCCAAAATTTTCCTTTGCTTCTGACTGATGCTTTGCTTCCTTAATTTTTTGTAAACCCTTGGTAGTAAGTGCAACGCCACGCTTGCGTCTCCAATTCTGTAAAGTCATGTATTAACTCACTGTTCGTGTAATCACCTTTGACTAAAAGGAATTATCTACTAGGTTGCTATAGATATGAGGTGATAGTCATAACAAACGAATAATCTCATATTGCAAAGGATTTAAAGCAGGTATATTACCAAAATATTCACAGATGAAAACCACCTTTGGCAATCTACTCATCTCAATAATTCCACATCGCTTATTCAATAAACAATCTGGTCTGTGAGAGCATTGTTAACATCATCTTTTTAGCCCCAACCTTCTTGCACTTGCGTAATGGCTCTGCTATTACGCAAAACTTGGTATATTTTATACTTTACTATTTCAGTAATGCATTTGGGGTGTAAGGCTTAAGTTCAATCTTAAAATCTCGATTTTCACTGGTAAAGACAGTTATTAATTGGCAATCTTGATAAAGAAAGTTTGTATATATCTAGCCTATCAATCAATGAATAAAACTGCTGCACTTAAATTTCCCCGTTTGGCAACCTCCAGTAAAAAAAGAGCGCTTAAGCGAATTACTTTAAACTTGACATCAGATGAAGCTCAGAACCTTGAAAA encodes:
- a CDS encoding CopG family transcriptional regulator: MNKTAALKFPRLATSSKKRALKRITLNLTSDEAQNLEKYCEQTGRPAIDVIRELIQALP